In the genome of Ignavibacteriales bacterium, one region contains:
- the ccsA gene encoding cytochrome c biogenesis protein CcsA: protein MIGSIILTLALASSIIAMIMFYLSYRGYNNTLNIGRIAYHSMAMLVIVASTILWYALLNHQYEYKYVYSYSANSLSTGFLLASFWGGQEGSFMLWLLLTSIVGIILQSYSSKRGDLEPRVMAVFTLATSFLLVMVSPLFKNPFASIWAEPVFLNAKSINPAYFGMPFLQSFMFSDGSSGQNFVKMSAELVAVLKGAGISLNQFIIDGKGLNPQLLNFWMQIHPPILFIGFSMATVPFSFAIAALMKNDYKDWVKQSLPWVLAGSGILGLGIMLGGYWAYEMLGWGGYWAWDPVENSSLIPWLVGVASIHTMLVQKKSQSKGGPGKYIKTNLMLSMMTYILVLYSTFLTRSGVLGDASVHSFVDPGMLVYLFLVIFISSFILLGVGMIVYRWKTLSQEPPADESILSRELALFTAAIVLCASAVIVLVGTSAPIFGQAVDTFFYNEMHLPLAIIIGLLNGVSLLIKWKQSTTQELIKKSIISVAASILFTVILVIAGLTDLMMIILAFATSFSLLVNLEIAVKIIRGNLKMLGAYVSHIGIALFILGVIGSAFGSDEVDIDLIKNQPKEAFGYEMTFTGIEPIENNTKYAFHINLKEGDKNHTISPVMYISDFNNGLMREPAILSMLTRDVYLSPLGYEEGGDDGHNHGGSTVTLEKGGTTEFNDVKINFNEFLISGETMTAMQTGQDFEMGAALTAEKDGKKKEFKLKLISKQGNRELTSESFPDLNMKIELVNLQAGNIQVALSALDNSQPETTAPKQEVLSVTASIKPYIGLVWIGVLVMFLGFLVSVARRLKESLV, encoded by the coding sequence ATGATTGGTAGTATTATACTTACACTTGCGCTTGCAAGCAGCATAATAGCGATGATAATGTTCTACCTCAGTTACAGAGGATATAATAATACTTTGAACATTGGAAGGATCGCTTATCACTCAATGGCAATGCTGGTAATTGTTGCGTCTACTATACTATGGTATGCGCTGCTTAACCACCAGTATGAATACAAATATGTGTACAGCTACAGTGCCAATAGTTTGAGCACCGGGTTTCTGCTCGCTTCTTTCTGGGGCGGACAGGAAGGCAGTTTTATGCTCTGGTTACTGCTTACCTCAATTGTTGGAATAATACTTCAGTCATACTCTTCCAAAAGAGGCGACCTTGAACCAAGAGTAATGGCAGTGTTTACACTGGCGACAAGTTTTCTATTGGTGATGGTATCACCATTATTTAAAAATCCTTTTGCATCAATCTGGGCTGAACCTGTTTTCCTGAATGCAAAAAGTATTAACCCGGCATATTTCGGCATGCCGTTCCTGCAGAGTTTTATGTTCAGTGACGGATCATCCGGACAGAATTTTGTAAAGATGAGCGCTGAACTTGTCGCTGTACTTAAAGGTGCAGGAATTTCTCTCAATCAGTTTATTATTGACGGTAAAGGATTGAATCCCCAGCTTCTGAATTTCTGGATGCAGATACATCCGCCGATTTTATTTATAGGATTTTCAATGGCAACAGTTCCGTTTTCATTTGCCATTGCCGCTTTAATGAAGAATGATTACAAAGACTGGGTAAAGCAATCACTGCCATGGGTTCTTGCCGGTTCGGGAATATTGGGATTAGGTATTATGCTCGGAGGTTACTGGGCTTATGAAATGCTTGGTTGGGGCGGTTACTGGGCATGGGACCCAGTTGAAAATTCAAGTTTAATACCATGGCTGGTTGGTGTCGCATCAATACATACGATGCTCGTTCAAAAGAAAAGCCAGTCAAAAGGCGGTCCGGGTAAGTATATAAAAACGAACCTGATGCTGAGCATGATGACTTATATACTTGTACTATACAGTACTTTCTTAACAAGAAGCGGAGTGCTTGGCGATGCGTCAGTTCATTCTTTTGTTGATCCCGGTATGCTTGTTTACTTATTCCTTGTGATTTTTATTTCTTCATTCATACTTCTTGGAGTTGGAATGATTGTTTACCGGTGGAAAACTCTAAGCCAGGAACCGCCGGCTGATGAGAGCATTCTTTCAAGAGAACTGGCATTGTTTACTGCGGCTATCGTGCTTTGTGCATCTGCTGTAATTGTTCTTGTCGGAACTTCCGCTCCTATATTCGGACAAGCTGTTGATACATTCTTCTATAATGAAATGCATCTGCCTTTAGCTATCATCATAGGATTACTCAACGGTGTAAGTCTTTTGATAAAATGGAAACAATCGACTACACAGGAGTTGATTAAAAAATCGATAATATCTGTCGCCGCATCCATTCTTTTCACAGTAATATTGGTTATTGCAGGATTAACTGATCTTATGATGATCATCCTTGCGTTCGCTACATCGTTTTCACTTTTAGTTAATCTTGAAATTGCAGTAAAAATTATTCGCGGTAATTTAAAAATGCTTGGCGCGTATGTTTCTCATATAGGCATAGCACTGTTTATACTCGGCGTTATAGGTTCAGCATTCGGCAGTGATGAAGTGGATATTGATTTGATTAAAAATCAACCCAAAGAAGCATTCGGTTATGAAATGACTTTTACAGGAATTGAACCGATAGAGAATAACACCAAGTACGCATTCCACATTAATCTGAAAGAAGGCGATAAGAATCACACAATTTCCCCGGTTATGTATATAAGTGATTTTAACAATGGATTAATGCGTGAGCCTGCCATACTTTCGATGCTGACTCGTGATGTGTATTTGTCACCGTTAGGTTATGAAGAAGGCGGAGATGATGGTCATAATCACGGTGGTTCAACAGTTACTTTAGAAAAAGGCGGCACAACTGAATTTAATGACGTCAAAATAAACTTTAATGAATTCCTTATCTCCGGCGAAACTATGACAGCAATGCAGACCGGACAGGATTTTGAAATGGGCGCAGCTTTAACAGCGGAAAAAGACGGGAAGAAAAAAGAATTTAAACTTAAACTTATTTCTAAACAGGGAAACAGAGAACTTACATCTGAATCCTTCCCCGACTTGAACATGAAAATTGAATTGGTGAATCTTCAGGCAGGTAATATCCAGGTAGCATTATCTGCACTTGATAATTCACAGCCTGAAACAACTGCGCCGAAGCAGGAAGTTCTTTCAGTCACTGCTAGTATAAAACCATACATAGGACTTGTGTGGATAGGTGTTCTGGTTATGTTCCTCGGATTTTTAGTTTCGGTTGCTAGAAGATTGAAGGAATCATTGGTATAA